TGGGATGGGTTTATAGTATTCCAGTTCTTCTGTCATCTCCTTTAATTTCATGAGCTGTTTGTTAATGAAATATAATACAAGTCCAAAAAATATCATGAGAGACGAAAGAGCGATGATTTCTAAAATTCTATCTGGATGGAAAAGCCATACACCATAAATATCGCGTCCTCCACCGTTAGCTATCACGAGCCACCTTACTGCAAGATAGGTAACAAGCGATAATGCACCAAATGTAATAAGTACCTTGCCGACTATTCCGAGAAGTGAGTCTTTTTCCCCATTGTTTTCGTTATCCATAAAATAACAAGTTGGTTTGTTTTATAACATTTTCCATTTCACATCAGAGAAGTAAACAAATGGTTAGAAATTTTTATCGATATAATTAAATATCCATCTATTCTACTGCCCCGTGGAAGATTTGGAAAGGCTCTATGCAAAAAAAATTGAGGAAGTCATGGCGGGCAGGGTATGGGACCTGCCTATTTTGGATAAGGACGCCAATATATCTCACGTTCTTTCAGTTCTCGCTTCCAGAAGTCATGCGTGGGTTGTCGAGAACAGGAACAGCATGAAAGCCGTGGGTGTGATAACCGAACACGACATTCTCGATCTGCTTGCGCCAAAAAAACTGCCCAGATATGTCTTCGGGGTCAAACATTATTTATCTCTAAAATACGGAACAGCGAGCAAGGCGGAGGACGTAATGCGCAAAAGTCTTGTGAAATGTTCGCCTGGTGATACCGTTGAGGAAGCGTTGGAAAAAATGAGATTTAATGCTTTACGACGCCTTCCTGTTGTGAAGGACGAAAAGTTGGCAGGAGAAATCACGATTCATCAACTTCTTCAATTTCTTTTGGGAAAGAGGAAATAAACATGCTTCTTGAGATATCACTTGCACTCATACTGGCCAAGATATTGGGTTATATTTTTGAGAAGATGAAACAGCCTGGCGTCATAGGGGAAATTCTGGCAGGGATAATTCTTGGTCCGTTTATTATAGGAAAGTTTTCTGGCCATCCATTCTCATTTTTGGGCTTTAAATCTTCTTTTACGCTTGATCTTTTATCCCCGGAATTTGAAGCGATTTCCACCTTGGGCATAATAACCCTCCTCTTTCTCTCGGGTCTAGA
The sequence above is a segment of the Candidatus Thermoplasmatota archaeon genome. Coding sequences within it:
- a CDS encoding CBS domain-containing protein, with protein sequence MEDLERLYAKKIEEVMAGRVWDLPILDKDANISHVLSVLASRSHAWVVENRNSMKAVGVITEHDILDLLAPKKLPRYVFGVKHYLSLKYGTASKAEDVMRKSLVKCSPGDTVEEALEKMRFNALRRLPVVKDEKLAGEITIHQLLQFLLGKRK